Proteins from one Myxococcales bacterium genomic window:
- a CDS encoding right-handed parallel beta-helix repeat-containing protein has translation MKRSLFAITLGALTVSLGSPASAADFYVDPATGSAANDGSAAKPWKTLEEVITAKLFGTTVKAGDTVHLKSGYHGEMAVSGGSYAPPITVVSDVGLGAKLRHVRFTSTSGWVLRGVSVSPSYGTAGGAITMIEVQTNASKITVEDSEAFSVADSKAWGVSEWLQSASNGISVRGSDSTARNNKVKNVRFGITADASKVVIEGNTVENFSADGLRGLGDDETFQYNLIKNSYLDDSVDTNHDDGFQSWSVGPGGVGTGEVKNMVLRGNVIINAENPAQPLKGTLQGIGCFDGTFVGWVVENNVVITNHWHGISLYGARDSRIVNNTVIDNEAGKPGPPWILVTKHKDGTPSQNVVVRNNLTTDLDVSGTNVVEDHNVVLGANLANYFVNPASWDLHLLKTSPAVDQGSTDQAPALDADKIPRPQGAGIDLGAYEWHDSTVVPVGGTGGGGTGGGSSVGGAAGGGSGGTASGGASGSAGNPSGGSGATASGGGGKAGAGNSGGTGGAGKSSDGGDDGGCGCRLAGQDGESQLPLWLLGALLGASALLRGRGRGRRSRSTS, from the coding sequence GACGCTCGAAGAGGTGATCACCGCCAAGCTCTTCGGCACGACGGTGAAAGCGGGCGACACCGTGCATTTGAAGTCCGGCTACCACGGCGAGATGGCCGTGAGCGGTGGCAGCTATGCGCCGCCCATCACGGTCGTCTCCGACGTTGGCCTCGGTGCCAAGCTCCGCCACGTGCGTTTCACGAGCACCAGCGGTTGGGTGCTCCGAGGGGTGTCGGTCAGCCCCTCGTACGGCACGGCCGGAGGGGCGATCACCATGATCGAGGTCCAGACCAACGCCTCCAAGATCACGGTGGAGGACTCGGAGGCCTTCAGCGTCGCGGACTCGAAGGCTTGGGGGGTGTCGGAGTGGCTCCAGAGCGCGAGCAACGGCATTTCCGTCCGGGGCAGTGACTCGACGGCGCGCAACAACAAGGTCAAGAACGTGCGCTTCGGCATCACCGCAGATGCGTCGAAGGTCGTGATCGAGGGCAACACGGTCGAGAATTTTTCGGCGGACGGTCTGCGCGGCCTGGGGGACGACGAGACCTTTCAGTACAACCTGATCAAGAACTCGTACCTCGACGACTCGGTGGACACGAACCACGACGACGGTTTTCAGAGCTGGTCCGTCGGGCCCGGTGGCGTGGGCACCGGCGAGGTCAAGAACATGGTGCTGCGCGGCAACGTGATCATCAACGCCGAGAACCCCGCCCAACCCCTGAAGGGAACGCTGCAGGGCATTGGTTGTTTCGACGGCACGTTCGTCGGCTGGGTGGTCGAGAACAACGTCGTCATCACCAACCACTGGCATGGCATTTCGCTCTACGGCGCGCGCGACTCGCGGATCGTCAACAACACCGTGATCGACAACGAGGCTGGTAAACCGGGGCCGCCGTGGATCCTGGTCACCAAACACAAAGATGGCACACCGAGCCAGAACGTCGTCGTGCGCAACAACCTGACGACGGATCTCGACGTCAGTGGCACGAACGTGGTCGAGGACCACAACGTCGTCCTGGGCGCGAACCTCGCCAACTATTTCGTCAACCCTGCGAGCTGGGATCTGCACTTGTTGAAGACCTCCCCCGCGGTGGATCAGGGCTCGACGGATCAAGCGCCGGCGCTCGACGCGGACAAGATCCCCCGGCCGCAGGGAGCCGGGATCGATCTGGGCGCCTACGAGTGGCACGACTCGACCGTCGTGCCCGTCGGCGGCACGGGCGGCGGCGGCACCGGCGGCGGAAGCTCCGTCGGCGGCGCGGCCGGCGGCGGCAGCGGTGGGACTGCGAGCGGCGGCGCGAGTGGCTCTGCGGGCAACCCCAGCGGTGGCAGCGGCGCCACGGCGAGCGGCGGCGGCGGCAAGGCCGGCGCCGGCAACAGCGGCGGGACGGGCGGCGCCGGCAAGAGCAGCGACGGCGGTGATGACGGCGGCTGCGGCTGTCGGCTCGCGGGTCAGGACGGCGAGAGCCAGCTGCCTCTGTGGCTGCTCGGCGCGCTGCTCGGCGCAAGCGCGCTGCTCCGCGGACGCGGGCGTGGGCGGCGTTCGCGCTCCACGAGCTGA
- a CDS encoding OsmC family protein, whose product MVDIFITYEGDLHCNATHGPSQARLETDAPVDNHGRGAAFSPTDLLATALGTCMITVMGILAQELALSLGGTTVHVKKHMTAAPPRRVARLGVKVVFPAELAAKVEADARQRLEHRANTCPVRLSLLDGIDVPIEYVWTS is encoded by the coding sequence GTGGTCGACATCTTCATCACCTACGAGGGGGACCTGCACTGCAACGCCACCCACGGACCGTCGCAGGCGAGGCTCGAGACCGACGCACCCGTCGACAACCACGGCAGAGGGGCGGCGTTCTCCCCGACCGATCTCCTGGCGACGGCGCTCGGGACCTGCATGATCACGGTGATGGGGATCCTGGCCCAGGAGCTGGCGCTCAGTCTCGGCGGCACCACCGTGCATGTGAAGAAACACATGACCGCCGCGCCACCCCGCCGCGTGGCGCGCCTCGGCGTGAAGGTCGTGTTCCCCGCCGAGCTCGCCGCCAAGGTCGAAGCCGACGCTCGGCAGCGCCTCGAGCACCGCGCAAACACTTGCCCGGTGCGCCTCAGCCTGCTCGATGGCATCGACGTGCCGATCGAGTACGTCTGGACGAGCTGA
- a CDS encoding histidine phosphatase family protein: MDILLVRHGESEANAEGRLQGSLDYPLSERGRAQARQLARWLGHNGVAWDAAYTSPLLRARQTAEILTTARGEVDASIEPDLAELRAGSLEGLTRDEIEARHSEYVKRGVTDLGDFSEFGGESYDEVQVRVERLLGVLIARHRAADARVLLVAHGGVNFQLLKRLICLPVPRVCIVRMGNCGVTQVKLRERRGTFMGELSWHLPIEMMGEVTSADTGALFR; encoded by the coding sequence ATGGACATTCTGCTCGTTCGCCACGGAGAGAGCGAGGCCAACGCCGAAGGCCGCCTGCAGGGGTCCCTCGATTATCCGTTGTCCGAGCGCGGGCGCGCCCAGGCCAGGCAGCTCGCGCGGTGGCTCGGGCACAACGGCGTTGCCTGGGACGCGGCCTACACGTCGCCGCTCCTGCGAGCCCGCCAGACGGCGGAGATCCTGACCACCGCCCGGGGTGAGGTCGACGCCAGCATCGAGCCGGATCTGGCGGAGCTTCGCGCGGGCTCCCTCGAGGGGCTCACACGCGACGAAATCGAGGCCCGCCACTCCGAATACGTGAAGCGCGGGGTCACCGATCTCGGGGACTTCTCCGAGTTCGGCGGCGAGAGCTACGACGAGGTACAGGTGCGGGTCGAGCGTCTGCTCGGAGTGCTGATCGCGCGTCATCGCGCGGCGGACGCGCGAGTGCTCCTGGTCGCTCACGGCGGCGTGAACTTTCAGCTGCTCAAGCGGCTGATCTGCCTGCCGGTGCCCCGGGTGTGCATCGTGCGCATGGGCAACTGCGGAGTGACGCAAGTGAAGCTGAGGGAGCGCCGTGGCACCTTCATGGGTGAGCTCTCGTGGCACCTGCCCATCGAGATGATGGGCGAGGTCACCTCCGCCGACACCGGCGCGTTGTTCCGCTGA